One segment of Streptomyces roseifaciens DNA contains the following:
- the mycP gene encoding type VII secretion-associated serine protease mycosin — protein MTAAAPRGRRPLLTVLLASALAVLPAAGTARADSIRVQEWALDALHTEEAWQTTKGDGITVAVLDTGVDDGHPDLAGQVLPGKDLIGFGAGPGDRAWARHGTAMAGIIAGRGHGADGADGVLGVAPEAKILPVRVILEDGDPSRSKARSGRGSALADGIRWAADHGADVINLSLGDDSDTAHPEPQEDAAVQYALGKGAVVVASAGNGGEQGDHVSYPAAYPGVIAVTAVDRYGSRAAFSTRRWYATVSAPGVDVVIADPDRRYYEGWGTSAAAAFVSGAVALVRSAHPGLSPAQIRKLLVDTARDTPPGGRSDALGAGVVDPAAAIARGAALTPQGPGPRVTREYGSPYFGGTDPARLPHAPAARSPQYTAWAAAATGTLLLATAAWTWRRPRGTG, from the coding sequence GTGACCGCCGCCGCGCCCCGGGGCCGCCGGCCCCTGCTCACGGTCCTCCTCGCCTCCGCCCTCGCCGTGCTGCCCGCCGCGGGCACCGCGCGCGCCGACTCCATACGCGTCCAGGAATGGGCGCTCGACGCCCTCCACACCGAGGAGGCCTGGCAGACCACCAAGGGCGACGGCATCACCGTCGCCGTCCTCGACACCGGCGTCGACGACGGCCACCCCGACCTCGCCGGGCAGGTGCTGCCCGGCAAGGACCTCATCGGCTTCGGCGCCGGCCCCGGCGACCGCGCCTGGGCCCGGCACGGCACCGCCATGGCCGGGATCATCGCGGGGCGGGGGCACGGGGCGGACGGCGCCGACGGCGTCCTCGGCGTCGCCCCCGAAGCCAAGATCCTTCCCGTCCGGGTGATCCTGGAGGACGGCGACCCCTCCCGCTCCAAGGCCCGCAGCGGGCGCGGCAGCGCCCTCGCCGACGGCATCCGCTGGGCCGCCGACCACGGCGCCGACGTCATCAACCTCTCCCTCGGCGACGACAGCGACACCGCCCACCCCGAGCCGCAGGAGGACGCCGCCGTCCAGTACGCCCTCGGCAAGGGCGCCGTCGTCGTCGCCTCCGCCGGGAACGGCGGCGAGCAGGGCGACCACGTCTCCTACCCCGCCGCCTACCCCGGGGTGATCGCCGTGACCGCCGTCGACCGCTACGGCAGCCGCGCCGCGTTCTCCACGCGCCGGTGGTACGCGACCGTCAGCGCGCCCGGCGTCGACGTCGTCATCGCCGACCCCGACCGGCGCTACTACGAGGGCTGGGGCACGAGCGCGGCCGCCGCCTTCGTCTCCGGCGCCGTCGCCCTGGTCCGCTCCGCGCACCCCGGGCTGAGCCCCGCCCAGATCCGCAAGCTGCTCGTGGACACGGCCCGCGACACCCCGCCGGGCGGGCGCAGCGACGCGCTCGGCGCCGGGGTCGTCGACCCGGCCGCCGCGATCGCCCGCGGCGCGGCCCTCACCCCGCAGGGCCCGGGCCCCCGTGTCACCCGCGAGTACGGCAGCCCGTACTTCGGCGGGACCGACCCGGCCCGCCTGCCCCACGCCCCGGCGGCGCGCTCCCCGCAATACACGGCCTGGGCGGCCGCCGCGACGGGAACGCTCCTGCTGGCCACGGCGGCCTGGACCTGGCGCCGCCCCCGCGGAACGGGCTGA
- the rplT gene encoding 50S ribosomal protein L20: MARVKRAVNAHKKRRAILEAASGYRGQRSRLYRKAKEQVTHSLVYNYNDRKKRKGDFRQLWIQRINAAARQNGMTYNRLIQGLKAANIEVDRKILADLAVNDMNAFAALVEVAQKALPADVNAPKAAA, encoded by the coding sequence GTGGCACGCGTCAAGCGCGCAGTCAACGCGCACAAGAAGCGTCGGGCGATCCTCGAGGCGGCCAGCGGTTACCGCGGCCAGCGGTCGCGCCTGTACCGCAAGGCCAAGGAGCAGGTCACCCACTCCCTGGTCTACAACTACAACGACCGCAAGAAGCGCAAGGGCGACTTCCGTCAGCTGTGGATCCAGCGCATCAACGCCGCTGCCCGCCAGAACGGCATGACGTACAACCGCCTCATCCAGGGTCTGAAGGCCGCCAACATCGAGGTGGACCGCAAGATCCTCGCCGACCTGGCCGTCAACGACATGAACGCGTTCGCCGCGCTCGTCGAGGTCGCCCAGAAGGCCCTGCCGGCCGACGTGAACGCCCCGAAGGCCGCTGCCTGA
- the pheS gene encoding phenylalanine--tRNA ligase subunit alpha produces MSAPNKSYDPVEVEALKPEEIERMRDEALAAVAAAADLDALREVKAAHAGDRSPLALANREIGALPPHAKAEAGKRMGMARGAVNKAFAARQAELEAERDARVLVEEAVDVTLPYDRTPAGARHPITTLSERIEDVFVAMGYEVAEGPEVETEWFNFDALNIAQDHPARAMQDTLFVQAPGKKAKEAESGVVLRTHTSPVQVRTMLDREPPVYVICPGRVYRMDELDATHTPVFTQVELLAIDEGLTMADLKGTIEHMVRSLFGEGLTTRLRPNYFPFTEPSAELDMQCYVCRGESAGNPDRPCRTCSSEGWIELGGCGMVNPRVLTAAGIDPEKYSGFAFGFGIERLLMFRHNVEDMRDMVEGDVRFTRPFGMEI; encoded by the coding sequence ATGTCCGCACCCAATAAGTCGTACGACCCTGTCGAGGTCGAGGCACTGAAACCGGAAGAGATCGAGCGCATGCGGGACGAGGCGCTCGCCGCCGTCGCCGCGGCCGCCGACCTCGACGCCCTGCGCGAGGTCAAGGCTGCGCACGCCGGTGACCGCTCGCCCCTCGCCCTCGCCAACCGCGAGATCGGCGCCCTGCCGCCGCACGCCAAGGCCGAGGCCGGCAAGCGCATGGGCATGGCCCGCGGTGCCGTGAACAAGGCTTTCGCCGCCCGCCAGGCCGAGCTGGAGGCGGAGCGCGACGCCCGCGTGCTGGTCGAGGAGGCGGTGGACGTCACCCTGCCGTACGACCGCACGCCGGCCGGCGCGCGCCACCCCATCACGACCCTCAGCGAGCGCATCGAGGACGTCTTCGTGGCCATGGGCTACGAGGTCGCCGAGGGCCCCGAGGTCGAGACGGAGTGGTTCAACTTCGACGCGCTGAACATCGCGCAGGACCACCCGGCCCGCGCCATGCAGGACACGCTCTTCGTCCAGGCCCCGGGCAAGAAGGCCAAGGAGGCCGAGTCCGGCGTCGTGCTGCGCACCCACACCTCCCCGGTGCAGGTCCGCACGATGCTCGACCGCGAGCCGCCCGTCTACGTGATCTGCCCCGGCCGCGTCTACCGCATGGACGAGCTGGACGCGACGCACACGCCGGTCTTCACCCAGGTCGAGCTCCTCGCCATCGACGAGGGCCTGACCATGGCCGACCTCAAGGGCACCATCGAGCACATGGTGCGCTCGCTGTTCGGCGAGGGCCTGACCACGCGCCTGCGCCCCAACTACTTCCCCTTCACCGAGCCTTCCGCCGAGCTGGACATGCAGTGCTATGTCTGCCGCGGCGAGTCGGCCGGCAACCCCGACCGCCCCTGCCGCACCTGCTCCAGCGAGGGCTGGATCGAGCTGGGCGGCTGCGGCATGGTCAACCCGCGCGTGCTGACCGCCGCGGGCATCGACCCGGAGAAGTACAGCGGCTTCGCCTTCGGCTTCGGCATCGAGCGACTGCTGATGTTCCGCCACAACGTTGAGGACATGCGAGACATGGTCGAAGGTGACGTGCGCTTCACCCGGCCGTTCGGGATGGAGATCTGA
- a CDS encoding sensor histidine kinase: MNVRTSGSVADAAPAAARAPHGSHEPDDPLAQGLTGLGLHPDDLPDGLVVADENGRVTCFNAAASRITAVRPDEAIGRPLESALPLEDLEGRRWWPLTDPYGGPATRLGQPERNLLLPGGREVLVSARYVRERPTGPVRRLVVQLRGTDARRRTERSHAELIATVAHELRSPLTSVKGFTATLLAKWERFTDDQKRLMLETVDADADRVTRLIAELLDISRIDSGRLELRRQPVDIVAAVRRHVQAYTTAGHRADRFEVKVADPLPALWADPDKVDQVLGNLLENAVRHGEGRVTIEVAPALLKARAEDTEGTAVTVSDEGPGIPEESMSRVFTRFWRGSKRGGTGLGLYIVKGIVEAHGGAITVERAAGGGARFRFTLPVGAPAFLSQA, encoded by the coding sequence ATGAACGTCAGGACTTCCGGAAGCGTGGCCGACGCCGCTCCGGCGGCGGCCCGTGCGCCGCACGGGTCCCACGAGCCGGACGACCCCCTCGCGCAGGGGCTCACCGGGCTCGGCCTGCACCCCGACGACCTCCCCGACGGCCTCGTCGTCGCCGATGAGAACGGCCGCGTCACCTGCTTCAACGCCGCCGCCTCCCGCATCACCGCGGTCCGGCCCGACGAGGCGATCGGCCGCCCCCTGGAGAGCGCCCTCCCCCTGGAGGACCTGGAGGGCCGCCGCTGGTGGCCGCTCACCGACCCCTACGGCGGGCCGGCCACCCGGCTGGGCCAGCCCGAGCGGAATCTCCTGCTCCCCGGCGGCCGCGAGGTCCTGGTCTCCGCGCGCTACGTCCGCGAGCGGCCCACCGGGCCCGTCCGCCGCCTGGTCGTCCAGCTGCGCGGCACCGACGCCCGCCGCCGCACCGAGCGCAGCCACGCCGAGCTGATCGCCACCGTCGCCCACGAGCTGCGCTCGCCGCTGACGTCCGTCAAGGGCTTCACGGCCACGCTGCTCGCCAAGTGGGAGCGGTTCACCGACGACCAGAAGCGGCTGATGCTGGAGACCGTCGACGCCGATGCGGACCGCGTCACCCGGCTGATCGCCGAGCTGCTCGACATCTCCCGGATCGACTCCGGCCGCCTGGAGCTGCGCCGCCAGCCCGTCGACATCGTCGCCGCCGTCCGCCGCCACGTGCAGGCGTACACCACGGCGGGCCACCGCGCCGACCGCTTCGAGGTCAAGGTCGCCGATCCGCTGCCCGCGCTCTGGGCCGACCCCGACAAGGTCGACCAGGTCCTCGGCAACCTCCTGGAAAATGCGGTGCGCCACGGCGAGGGGCGCGTCACGATAGAGGTGGCGCCGGCGCTGCTGAAGGCACGCGCGGAGGACACGGAGGGAACGGCGGTCACCGTGAGCGACGAGGGGCCCGGCATCCCGGAGGAGTCGATGAGCCGCGTCTTCACCCGCTTCTGGCGGGGCAGCAAGCGCGGCGGCACCGGCCTCGGCCTCTACATCGTCAAGGGCATCGTCGAGGCCCACGGCGGGGCGATCACCGTGGAGCGGGCCGCCGGCGGTGGCGCCCGGTTCCGATTTACCCTGCCCGTGGGCGCCCCGGCCTTTCTCTCACAGGCCTGA
- a CDS encoding DUF1844 domain-containing protein yields the protein MSDANPATPENPDFDTMTRDIADVPAVEVITTVAVHLMSSAAVNLGLAEEGEQHKDLDEARKLITALAGLVTASATEISNFHAGPLRDGLKSLQLAFREASVVPDEPGQGPGEKYTGPVFG from the coding sequence ATGAGCGACGCGAACCCCGCCACCCCCGAGAACCCCGACTTCGACACCATGACCCGTGACATCGCGGACGTCCCCGCGGTCGAGGTGATCACCACGGTCGCGGTGCACCTGATGAGCTCGGCGGCGGTCAACCTCGGCCTGGCCGAGGAGGGCGAGCAGCACAAGGACCTCGACGAGGCCCGCAAGCTGATCACCGCGCTCGCCGGGCTGGTCACCGCCAGTGCCACCGAGATCAGCAACTTCCACGCCGGACCGCTGCGCGACGGCCTGAAGTCCCTCCAGCTCGCCTTCCGCGAGGCGTCCGTCGTGCCGGACGAGCCGGGTCAGGGGCCCGGCGAGAAGTACACGGGCCCCGTCTTCGGCTGA
- the infC gene encoding translation initiation factor IF-3 yields MAARQAAAWCYRGGSISAEPRINDRIRVPEVRLVGPSGEQVGIVPLAKALELAQEYDLDLVEVAANARPPVCKLMDYGKFKYESAMKAREARKNQAHTVIKEMKLRPKIDPHDYDTKKGHVVRFLKQGDKVKITIMFRGREQSRPELGYRLLQRLAEDVQDLGFVESNPKQDGRNMIMVLGPHKKKTEAMAEAREAQAARKAERSGASPADAAEEPAEA; encoded by the coding sequence GTGGCCGCCCGCCAGGCCGCCGCGTGGTGCTACCGAGGAGGATCCATCAGCGCCGAGCCCCGCATCAACGACCGGATTCGAGTCCCCGAGGTGCGACTTGTCGGTCCCAGTGGCGAGCAGGTCGGCATCGTGCCGCTTGCCAAGGCACTGGAGCTTGCGCAGGAGTACGACCTCGACCTCGTCGAGGTGGCGGCGAACGCCCGTCCGCCGGTCTGCAAGCTCATGGACTACGGGAAGTTCAAGTACGAGTCGGCCATGAAGGCCCGTGAGGCGCGCAAGAACCAGGCGCACACGGTCATCAAGGAGATGAAGCTCCGGCCGAAGATCGACCCGCACGACTATGACACCAAGAAGGGTCACGTCGTCCGGTTCCTCAAGCAGGGCGACAAGGTCAAGATCACGATCATGTTCCGTGGTCGCGAGCAGTCCCGGCCGGAGCTCGGCTACCGACTGCTGCAGCGCCTCGCGGAAGACGTCCAGGACCTCGGTTTCGTCGAGTCGAACCCGAAGCAGGACGGCCGCAACATGATCATGGTCCTCGGTCCGCACAAGAAGAAGACCGAGGCGATGGCCGAAGCCCGCGAGGCACAGGCCGCCCGTAAGGCGGAGCGTTCCGGCGCCTCGCCCGCGGACGCCGCCGAGGAGCCCGCAGAGGCGTGA
- a CDS encoding TrmH family RNA methyltransferase, giving the protein MAAPELTSLRSPRVVAARRLTKRSFRAKERRFLAEGPQSVREAVDHLIEVYVTPDAAERHADIVAAALAAGVPVLTATDEVIAEMSDTVTPQGIVGLCRFLDTPFEEILAGRPRLVAVLAHVRDPGNAGTVLRCADAAGADAVVLTDASVDLYNPKAVRASVGSLFHLPVAVGVPVDQVVSGLQGVGARILAADGAGDRDLDAELDRGTMGGPTAWVFGNEAWGLPEETRALADAVVRVPIHGKAESLNLATAAAVCLYASARAQRAPGGCRSVTFS; this is encoded by the coding sequence ATGGCGGCCCCCGAGCTGACCTCCCTGCGATCTCCCCGTGTCGTCGCGGCCCGCCGACTGACCAAGCGCAGCTTCCGCGCCAAGGAGCGCCGCTTCCTGGCCGAGGGGCCGCAGTCCGTCCGCGAGGCCGTGGATCACCTGATCGAGGTCTATGTGACGCCGGACGCCGCCGAGCGCCACGCGGACATCGTCGCCGCCGCCCTCGCCGCCGGCGTGCCCGTGCTGACCGCGACGGACGAGGTCATCGCGGAGATGTCCGACACCGTCACCCCGCAGGGCATCGTCGGCCTCTGCCGCTTCCTGGACACGCCCTTCGAGGAGATCCTGGCCGGCCGTCCGCGGCTGGTCGCCGTCCTCGCCCACGTGCGCGACCCCGGCAACGCCGGCACGGTCCTGCGCTGCGCGGACGCCGCGGGTGCGGACGCCGTCGTGCTCACCGACGCCTCCGTGGACCTCTACAACCCCAAGGCCGTGCGGGCCTCCGTCGGATCCCTCTTCCACCTGCCGGTGGCCGTGGGCGTCCCCGTCGACCAGGTGGTGAGCGGCCTGCAGGGCGTCGGCGCCCGCATCCTCGCCGCCGACGGCGCGGGCGACCGCGACCTGGACGCCGAGCTGGACCGGGGCACCATGGGCGGTCCCACGGCCTGGGTCTTCGGCAACGAGGCCTGGGGCCTGCCCGAGGAGACCCGGGCGCTCGCCGACGCCGTGGTGCGCGTGCCGATCCACGGAAAGGCCGAGAGTCTGAACCTCGCGACCGCCGCCGCCGTGTGCCTCTACGCCTCCGCCCGTGCGCAGCGTGCACCCGGAGGGTGCCGCTCCGTGACCTTCAGCTAG
- a CDS encoding haloacid dehalogenase-like hydrolase, producing MRTKSAIVVGLAAAAALATTVPATAAPSHDAPRRNCPQLDKKLPWAGDNRARLQKMIDERGTCSGKKGPRPVAAFDWDNTVVKNDITDATLAWALKHDKILQPKSWKDTSAWLTPAADKALAKACGTAVRPGRPLPTSRNTACADEIFEIREKSQTMAGDAAFAGDWNHRRTVPAYAWIPQLFAGHTPAALNSFAKQARAEQLAAPVGTKQTVGTHTLAGYVRYYDQQKDLIRTLKAAGFDVYIVSASSEPIAEAWSSGVGLDRKHTIGIRSITKHGRLTTAIKGCGGVETGRGDALPYMDGKRCMINQEIFKIKGAKAWQQQDFDHRIALGAGDADTDVTFVNDATGAHVAINRNKSELMCRAYDDADRRWVANPMFIEPMPRKSGTYPCSTTGATAEDGTKVPVRRADGSVIPDQADKAF from the coding sequence ATGCGCACCAAGTCCGCCATCGTCGTCGGCCTCGCTGCCGCCGCGGCCCTCGCCACGACGGTCCCCGCCACCGCGGCCCCCTCCCACGACGCCCCCCGCCGCAACTGCCCCCAGCTCGACAAGAAGCTCCCGTGGGCCGGCGACAACCGCGCCAGGCTCCAGAAGATGATCGACGAGCGCGGCACCTGTTCCGGCAAGAAGGGCCCCCGCCCCGTCGCCGCCTTCGACTGGGACAACACCGTCGTCAAGAACGACATCACCGACGCCACGCTCGCCTGGGCCCTCAAGCACGACAAGATCCTGCAGCCGAAGAGCTGGAAGGACACCAGCGCCTGGCTCACCCCGGCCGCCGACAAGGCCCTGGCCAAGGCGTGCGGCACGGCCGTGCGCCCCGGCCGGCCGCTGCCCACCTCCAGGAACACCGCCTGCGCCGACGAGATCTTCGAGATCCGCGAGAAGTCGCAGACCATGGCCGGGGACGCCGCCTTCGCCGGCGACTGGAACCACCGCCGCACCGTGCCCGCCTACGCCTGGATCCCCCAGCTGTTCGCCGGTCACACCCCCGCCGCTCTGAACTCCTTCGCCAAGCAGGCGCGCGCCGAGCAGCTCGCGGCGCCCGTCGGCACCAAGCAGACCGTCGGCACCCACACCCTCGCCGGCTACGTCCGCTACTACGACCAGCAGAAGGACCTCATCCGTACGCTCAAGGCGGCCGGCTTCGACGTCTACATCGTCTCCGCCTCCTCCGAGCCGATCGCCGAGGCCTGGTCGAGCGGCGTGGGCCTGGACCGCAAGCACACCATCGGCATCCGCAGCATCACCAAGCACGGCCGCCTCACCACGGCCATCAAGGGCTGCGGCGGCGTCGAGACCGGCCGCGGCGACGCCCTGCCGTACATGGACGGCAAGCGCTGCATGATCAACCAGGAGATCTTCAAGATCAAGGGCGCCAAGGCCTGGCAGCAGCAGGACTTCGACCACCGCATCGCGCTCGGCGCGGGCGACGCCGACACCGACGTGACGTTCGTCAACGACGCCACCGGCGCGCACGTGGCCATCAACCGCAACAAGTCCGAGCTGATGTGCCGCGCCTACGACGACGCGGACCGCCGCTGGGTCGCCAACCCGATGTTCATCGAGCCGATGCCGCGCAAGTCCGGCACGTACCCGTGCTCCACGACGGGTGCCACGGCCGAGGACGGCACCAAGGTGCCCGTCCGGCGCGCCGACGGCTCCGTGATCCCGGACCAGGCCGACAAGGCCTTCTGA
- a CDS encoding amino acid deaminase/aldolase: protein MRLPAAPPVACASAERARLDRATASCDAPLAVVDLQAFDANAADLVRRAQGKPVRVASKSVRCRALLERVLVRDGFTGVMSFSLAESLWLARSGIEDVLLAYPSADRAGLAELTSDPKLARAVTVTVDDPAQLTLIDAARAGREEVRVCLELDTSLRLLGGRLRLGALRSPVHDPERLTDLARSVVRRPGFRLVGLLAYEAHVAGVGDAVEGRPLYSRSVRLMQAAARRELAARRAEAVRAVRAVADLEFVNGGGTGSVQHTAAEDAVTEVAAGSGLFVPRLFDHYRSFRGRPAALFALPVVRRPGPGVVTAQGGGYPASGAAGADRLPHPYLPAGLRLDPREGAGEVQTPLTGQPADDLLVGDKVWFRHAKAGEMCERFEALHLIDGDRVVETVPTYRGEARTFL, encoded by the coding sequence ATGCGTCTTCCCGCCGCACCTCCCGTCGCCTGCGCAAGCGCCGAGCGGGCCCGTCTGGACCGGGCGACCGCCTCCTGCGACGCGCCGCTGGCCGTGGTCGATCTGCAGGCGTTCGACGCCAACGCGGCGGATCTGGTGCGCCGTGCGCAGGGCAAGCCGGTGCGGGTGGCGAGCAAGTCCGTGCGCTGCCGGGCGCTGCTGGAGCGCGTGCTGGTGCGGGACGGCTTCACGGGTGTGATGAGCTTTTCGCTGGCCGAGTCGCTGTGGCTGGCGCGTTCGGGCATCGAGGACGTGCTGCTGGCGTATCCGTCGGCGGACCGGGCGGGGCTGGCGGAGCTGACCTCGGACCCGAAGCTGGCCCGGGCGGTCACGGTGACCGTGGACGACCCCGCGCAGCTGACGCTGATCGATGCGGCGCGGGCGGGCCGCGAAGAGGTACGGGTGTGCCTGGAGTTGGACACGTCGCTGCGGTTGCTGGGCGGCAGGCTGCGGCTCGGGGCGCTGCGTTCACCGGTGCACGATCCGGAGCGGCTGACGGATCTCGCGCGGTCCGTCGTGCGCCGGCCGGGGTTCCGGCTGGTGGGCCTGCTGGCCTACGAGGCGCATGTGGCGGGTGTGGGGGATGCCGTGGAGGGACGGCCCCTGTACTCCCGTTCGGTCCGGCTGATGCAGGCCGCGGCCCGCAGGGAGCTGGCGGCGCGCCGGGCGGAGGCGGTACGGGCCGTGCGCGCGGTGGCGGACCTCGAGTTCGTCAACGGCGGCGGTACGGGCAGTGTGCAGCACACCGCCGCGGAGGACGCGGTGACGGAGGTGGCGGCCGGTTCGGGGCTGTTCGTGCCGCGGCTGTTCGACCACTACAGATCGTTCCGCGGCCGTCCGGCGGCCCTGTTCGCGCTGCCGGTGGTGCGCCGTCCGGGGCCGGGCGTGGTGACCGCCCAGGGCGGCGGGTACCCGGCGTCGGGCGCGGCCGGCGCGGACCGGCTGCCGCATCCGTACCTCCCGGCCGGCCTGCGGCTGGATCCCCGCGAGGGTGCGGGCGAGGTGCAGACGCCGCTGACCGGGCAGCCCGCCGACGACCTGCTGGTGGGCGACAAGGTGTGGTTCCGGCACGCGAAGGCGGGCGAGATGTGCGAGCGCTTCGAGGCGCTGCACCTGATCGACGGCGACCGCGTGGTGGAGACCGTCCCGACGTACCGCGGCGAGGCCCGTACGTTCCTGTGA
- a CDS encoding MIP family channel protein, which produces METRTVAAEFLGTLLLVFFAVGSAVLAADYIGVLGIALAFGFTLLALCYALGPVSGCHVNPAVTLGMLLEGRIAPRTAIEYWVAQLLGGIVGAALLFLLAKQVPGLKTHGAFGSNGWGSRSAVHLNTGGAFLAEVVLTFLLVFVVLSVTHKIALVGFDGLPIGLALAVIHLVGIPLTGTSVNPARSLGPALFAGGGALSQLWLFIIAPLIGGGLAAGAHRLTHPPMGPANLADDLALPHYPKGPTTAAHPTEERPEPREDRDDGDEGGEGGERPGRPGPAGTV; this is translated from the coding sequence GTGGAGACGAGAACCGTCGCCGCCGAGTTCCTCGGCACTCTGCTGCTGGTCTTCTTCGCCGTCGGCTCCGCGGTCCTCGCGGCCGATTACATCGGGGTCCTCGGCATCGCCCTGGCGTTCGGCTTCACCCTGCTGGCCCTCTGCTACGCACTGGGCCCGGTCTCGGGCTGCCACGTCAATCCGGCGGTGACGCTGGGCATGCTGCTGGAGGGCCGCATCGCCCCGCGCACGGCGATCGAGTACTGGGTGGCGCAGCTGCTCGGCGGCATCGTGGGCGCGGCCCTGCTGTTCCTGCTGGCCAAGCAGGTGCCGGGGCTGAAGACGCACGGCGCGTTCGGCAGCAACGGCTGGGGCAGCCGCTCGGCCGTGCACCTGAACACGGGCGGCGCGTTCCTCGCGGAGGTCGTCCTGACCTTCCTGCTGGTCTTCGTCGTGCTCTCGGTGACCCACAAGATCGCGCTGGTGGGCTTCGACGGCCTGCCCATCGGCCTGGCCCTCGCGGTGATCCACCTGGTGGGCATCCCGCTGACGGGCACCTCGGTGAACCCGGCGCGGAGCCTGGGCCCGGCGCTGTTCGCGGGCGGGGGCGCGCTCTCGCAGCTGTGGCTGTTCATCATCGCGCCACTGATCGGCGGCGGGCTGGCGGCCGGTGCGCACCGGCTCACCCATCCGCCGATGGGTCCGGCCAACCTGGCCGACGACCTGGCGCTCCCGCACTACCCGAAGGGGCCGACGACGGCCGCGCACCCGACGGAGGAGCGCCCCGAGCCGCGGGAGGACCGCGACGACGGGGACGAGGGCGGGGAAGGCGGGGAACGCCCCGGCCGGCCGGGCCCGGCGGGCACGGTCTGA
- the rpmI gene encoding 50S ribosomal protein L35, protein MPKNKTHSGAKKRFKVTGSGKVLRERAGKRHLLEHKSSRLTRRLTGNAEMAPADAKKIKKLLGK, encoded by the coding sequence ATGCCGAAGAACAAGACGCACAGCGGTGCCAAGAAGCGCTTCAAGGTCACCGGCTCCGGCAAGGTCCTGCGCGAGCGCGCCGGCAAGCGCCACCTGCTCGAGCACAAGTCGTCCCGCCTGACGCGTCGCCTCACCGGCAACGCCGAGATGGCCCCGGCCGACGCCAAGAAGATCAAGAAGCTTCTCGGCAAGTGA
- a CDS encoding SseB family protein, with the protein MALKNIPDPGFSDDDGSADAELTAALAAWAGDRGAEPRVLAALRGARLLVPVVAVLGEVETGPDGLKREKTSDMAVPTLQAPDGRKALPAFTSIESLARWRADARPVAVPLHQALQAAAHEKADTIVLDMAGPVPYQLTGPALLALAEGRESTDPLADPAVAEALRAVLTAEPAVRRAHLAPSRDADGTLALALADDAEVSAAVQRVAQALASDEVLRARLVRGLDLALLPAGASVPGEPLFTR; encoded by the coding sequence GTGGCGCTCAAGAACATTCCTGATCCCGGGTTCTCCGACGACGACGGTTCCGCCGACGCGGAGCTGACCGCCGCGCTGGCCGCGTGGGCGGGTGACCGCGGCGCCGAGCCGCGCGTGCTCGCCGCGCTGCGCGGCGCGCGCCTGCTCGTCCCCGTCGTGGCGGTGCTCGGCGAGGTCGAGACCGGGCCGGACGGGCTGAAGCGGGAGAAGACCAGCGACATGGCCGTGCCGACGCTGCAGGCGCCGGACGGCCGCAAGGCGCTGCCGGCCTTCACCTCCATCGAGTCGCTGGCCCGCTGGCGCGCGGACGCGCGGCCCGTGGCCGTGCCCCTGCACCAGGCCCTGCAGGCGGCCGCGCACGAGAAGGCCGACACGATCGTCCTGGACATGGCGGGCCCGGTGCCGTACCAGCTGACGGGCCCGGCCCTGCTGGCCCTGGCCGAGGGCCGCGAGAGCACCGACCCCCTGGCGGACCCCGCGGTCGCGGAGGCGCTCCGCGCCGTCCTCACGGCCGAGCCGGCGGTGCGCCGCGCCCACCTGGCCCCCTCGCGGGACGCGGACGGCACGCTCGCCCTGGCCCTGGCCGACGACGCCGAGGTCTCCGCCGCGGTGCAGCGCGTGGCGCAGGCGCTGGCCTCCGACGAGGTCCTGCGGGCCCGGCTCGTCCGCGGCCTCGACCTGGCCCTGCTGCCCGCCGGCGCCTCCGTCCCCGGGGAGCCGCTCTTCACCCGCTAG